The Ochotona princeps isolate mOchPri1 chromosome 26, mOchPri1.hap1, whole genome shotgun sequence genome contains a region encoding:
- the FLRT2 gene encoding leucine-rich repeat transmembrane protein FLRT2 — protein MGLRITKWPRHGALFLKSWLIIIVGLNSQVSKLLACPTVCRCDRNFIYCNERSLTSVPLGIPEGVTVLYLHNNQINNAGFPAELHSVQSVHTVYLYGNQLDEFPMNLPKNVRVLHLQENNIQTISRAALAQLLKLEELHLDDNSISTVGVEDGAFREAVSLKLLFLSKNHLSSVPVGLPVDLQELRVDENRIAVISDMAFQNLTSLERLIVDGNLLTNKGIAEGTFSHLTKLKEFSIVRNSLTHPPPDLPGTHLLRLYLQDNQINHIPLTAFSNLRKLERLDISNNQLRVLTQGVFDNLSNLKQLTARNNPWFCDCSIKWVTEWLKYIPSSLNVRGFMCQGPEQVRGMAVRELNMNLLSCPTSTPSLPLFTPAPSTASPTTQLPTLSVPMPSRSHTPPVPTTSKLPKIPEWDGNERVTPPIAERIQLFIHFVNDTSIQVSWLSLFTVMAYKLTWVKMGHSLVGGIVQERIVSGEKQHLSLVNLEPRSTYRICLVPLDAFNYRAVEDTICSEATTHASYFNNGSNTASSHEQTTSHSMGSPFLLAGLIGGAVIFVLVVLLSVFCWHMHKKGRYTSQKWKYNRGRRKDDYCEAGTKKDNSILEMTETSFQIVSLNNDQLLKGDFRLQPIYTPNGGINYTDCHIPNNMRYCNSSVPDLEHCHT, from the coding sequence ATGGGCCTACGGATCACAAAGTGGCCCAGACACGGGGCTTTGTTTCTGAAATCTTGGCTCATCATTATCGTGGGGCTAAACTCACAGGTGTCCAAACTCCTGGCCTGCCCTACTGTGTGCCGCTGCGACAGGAACTTTATCTACTGTAATGAGCGAAGCTTGACCTCAGTGCCTCTTGGGATTCCGGAGGGCGTAACCGTGCTCTACCTCCACAACAACCAAATTAATAATGCTGGATTTCCTGCAGAACTGCACAGCGTACAGTCAGTGCACACGGTCTACCTGTATGGTAACCAACTAGATGAGTTCCCTATGAACCTGCCCAAGAATGTCAGAGTGCTCCATTTGCAGGAAAACAACATTCAGACCATTTCGCGGGCTGCTCTTGCCCAGCTCTTGAAGCTTGAAGAGCTACACCTGGATGACAACTCGATCTCCACAGTGGGGGTGGAGGATGGGGCCTTCCGGGAGGCTGTTAGCCTCAAATTGTTGTTTTTGTCCAAGAACCACCTGAGTAGTGTGCCTGTTGGGCTGCCTGTGGACTTGCAAGAGCTCAGAGTGGATGAAAATCGGATCGCTGTCATATCTGACATGGCCTTTCAGAACCTCACGAGCCTAGAACGGCTGATCGTGGATGGGAATCTCCTGACCAACAAGGGCATTGCAGAGGGCACCTTCAGCCATCTCACCAAGCTCAAGGAATTTTCCATCGTACGTAATTCACTTACCCATCCCCCTCCGGATCTCCCAGGTACGCACCTGCTCAGGCTCTATCTGCAAGACAACCAGATAAACCACATCCCTCTCACAGCCTTCTCGAACCTCCGTAAGCTGGAACGGTTGGATATATCCAACAACCAACTGCGAGTGTTGACTCAAGGGGTTTTTGATAACCTCTCCAACCTGAAGCAGCTCACTGCTAGAAATAACCCTTGGTTTTGTGACTGCAGTATTAAATGGGTCACAGAATGGCTCAAATACATCCCCTCATCTCTTAACGTGCGGGGTTTCATGTGCCAAGGTCCTGAACAAGTCCGGGGGATGGCCGTGAGGGAGCTGAATATGAATCTTTTATCATGTCCCACCTCAACCCCCAGCCTGCCTCTCTTCACCCCAGCCCCAAGTACAGCTTCTCCTACGACTCAGCTTCCCACTCTCTCAGTTCCAATGCCAAGCAGGAGCCACACACCTCCAGTTCCTACCACATCGAAACTCCCCAAGATTCCCGAGTGGGATGGTAATGAAAGAGTGACCCCTCCTATTGCTGAACGGATCCAACTTTTCATCCATTTTGTGAATGATACTTCCATTCAAGTAAGCTGGCTCTCCCTCTTTACCGTGATGGCATACAAGCTCACCTGGGTGAAAATGGGCCACAGTTTGGTGGGCGGCATCGTTCAGGAACGCATAGTCAGCGGGGAGAAGCAGCACCTGAGCTTGGTCAACTTAGAGCCCCGATCCACCTATCGGATTTGTTTAGTGCCACTGGATGCGTTTAACTACCGTGCTGTGGAAGATACCATTTGTTCCGAGGCCACCACCCATGCCTCTTACTTTAACAATGGCAGCAACACTGCTTCCAGCCACGAGCAGACGACTTCCCACAGCATGGGTTCCCCTTTTCTGCTGGCAGGCTTGATTGGGGGTGCTGTGATATTTGTGCTTGTGGTCTTACTCAGCGTCTTTTGCTGGCACATGCACAAAAAGGGGCGATACACCTCCCAGAAATGGAAATACAACCGTGGCCGGCGGAAAGATGACTACTGTGAGGCGGGCACCAAGAAGGACAACTCCATCCTGGAGATGACAGAAACCAGTTTTCAGATCGTCTCCTTAAATAACGATCAGCTCCTTAAAGGAGATTTCAGACTGCAGCCCATCTACACCCCAAATGGGGGCATTAATTACACAGACTGCCACATCCCCAACAACATGCGATACTGTAACAGCAGCGTGCCCGACCTGGAACACTGCCACACGTAA